A DNA window from Bacillus carboniphilus contains the following coding sequences:
- a CDS encoding stage V sporulation protein AE, which translates to MIKPKAVILVTDGDEYAKKAIESVSQSVGGRCISMSSGNPSILSGSQLVQLIQMAPSEPVFVMFDDSGYVGEGAGETALRYVANHPSIRILGVIAVASKTKQAEWTKVDVCIDRDGELTANGVDKFGIPEYETGRINGDTVYCLDSIHAPIVVGIGDIGKMSGKDSYKIGAPITKKAVDIILERSGFNGL; encoded by the coding sequence TTGATAAAACCTAAAGCAGTGATATTAGTTACAGATGGAGATGAATATGCAAAAAAGGCTATTGAATCAGTTTCGCAGTCTGTGGGCGGAAGGTGTATTTCCATGTCAAGTGGGAATCCAAGTATACTTTCAGGTTCACAATTAGTTCAGCTTATTCAAATGGCACCTTCAGAACCTGTATTTGTCATGTTTGATGATAGTGGCTACGTTGGAGAAGGTGCGGGAGAAACAGCCTTACGGTATGTTGCAAACCATCCTAGTATCCGGATTTTAGGTGTTATTGCAGTTGCTTCTAAAACAAAACAGGCAGAGTGGACAAAAGTTGATGTTTGTATTGACCGTGATGGTGAGCTTACTGCCAATGGTGTAGATAAATTTGGAATACCTGAATATGAAACGGGAAGAATTAATGGTGATACTGTTTACTGTCTGGATTCAATACATGCTCCTATTGTAGTCGGGATTGGTGACATTGGAAAAATGTCAGGTAAAGATTCTTATAAAATTGGCGCACCTATCACAAAGAAAGCAGTTGACATCATACTAGAAAGGAGCGGTTTCAATGGCCTCTGA
- a CDS encoding spore germination protein, which translates to MASDKKTPISEKLQEVELYMKDRVGLGTSFDFGVRKVKILKKDVHIYYVNGLCDSAYILEIMDQLVEINDHEKASTNVYDVIHNRIVHQSVEPVNTMQDLVDQVLSGLIGIVVEGTEKALIVDVRSYPGRQPQEPDTEKVVRGSRDGFVENIIVNTALTRRRIRDEGLRFEMIKVGERSKMDVSIAYIKDIANPDLIEVLRKELEQIEIDGTTMADKAIEEFIVKQGYNPYPLVRYTERADVAATHLLEGHVLIYTDTSPSVIITPTTYFHHVQHAEEYRQSAAVGTFVRWVRFIGIFTSIILLPLWFLFVLEPNLLPDALSFIGPNEQSNIPLVLQLFIADLGIEFLRIAAIHTPTPLSTAMGLIAAVMIGDIAIQVGIFVPETILYVAVSAVGTFATPSYELSVANKLVRLALLVAVSLFGTYGFIIGLTILLILLTGIRSLNTPYLWPVLPFNPGAFMQIILRRSVPGSKIRPSIVHTRNKYKQR; encoded by the coding sequence ATGGCCTCTGATAAGAAAACACCTATTAGTGAAAAGCTGCAAGAAGTCGAACTCTATATGAAAGATCGTGTCGGCCTTGGAACAAGCTTTGATTTTGGGGTTCGGAAAGTAAAGATTCTAAAAAAAGATGTTCATATTTACTATGTAAATGGTCTATGTGATTCAGCCTATATTTTAGAAATTATGGACCAGCTTGTAGAGATTAACGATCATGAGAAAGCATCTACAAACGTATATGATGTCATCCATAACAGGATCGTCCATCAATCAGTGGAACCTGTAAATACGATGCAAGACCTTGTAGACCAGGTTCTATCTGGGTTAATTGGTATAGTGGTTGAGGGTACAGAAAAGGCTCTCATTGTTGATGTAAGAAGTTATCCAGGAAGACAACCTCAGGAACCAGATACAGAAAAGGTAGTGAGAGGGTCAAGGGATGGTTTTGTAGAAAATATTATTGTGAACACAGCATTAACTAGAAGAAGAATTCGCGATGAAGGGCTCCGCTTTGAAATGATTAAGGTGGGAGAACGTTCTAAAATGGACGTTTCCATTGCATACATTAAAGATATAGCAAACCCTGATTTAATTGAAGTATTGAGAAAAGAACTCGAACAAATTGAGATTGATGGTACAACGATGGCAGATAAAGCTATTGAGGAGTTTATTGTAAAACAAGGGTACAACCCTTACCCGCTTGTAAGATATACAGAGCGTGCAGATGTAGCAGCAACACATTTGCTTGAGGGGCATGTACTCATATATACAGATACTTCTCCAAGTGTAATCATTACGCCAACTACATATTTTCACCATGTACAGCATGCGGAAGAATATAGACAATCGGCAGCTGTTGGTACCTTTGTCAGATGGGTACGTTTTATAGGAATTTTTACGTCAATCATATTACTTCCTTTGTGGTTTTTGTTTGTATTAGAACCCAACCTATTACCCGATGCACTTTCATTTATAGGTCCGAATGAACAAAGTAACATTCCATTGGTACTTCAACTATTTATTGCAGACTTAGGGATTGAGTTTTTAAGGATTGCTGCCATTCATACTCCGACCCCTTTATCAACGGCAATGGGTTTAATCGCTGCTGTTATGATAGGTGATATCGCGATACAAGTTGGGATTTTTGTTCCTGAAACCATTCTCTACGTTGCAGTGTCAGCAGTTGGAACATTTGCGACACCTAGTTATGAGCTAAGTGTTGCTAATAAATTGGTAAGATTAGCATTGCTAGTAGCTGTTTCATTATTTGGAACTTATGGATTTATCATTGGTTTAACTATTCTGTTAATCTTATTAACAGGAATTCGTTCATTAAATACACCTTATCTTTGGCCAGTACTCCCCTTTAACCCTGGTGCGTTCATGCAAATTATTCTTAGAAGATCAGTCCCAGGTTCTAAAATCAGACCGAGTATTGTTCATACTAGAAATAAGTATAAACAACGATAA
- the lysA gene encoding diaminopimelate decarboxylase, translating into MNHYLYGNQSVNEEGHLTVGGIDTVHLVEKYGTPLYIYDVGLIRQKAHDFQAAFKKLGIPYQVAYASKAFSCVAMFQVIKEEGLSLDVVSGGELYTAIAAGFPSEKIHFHGNNKSDEELLMAIENEIGCIVVDNYYELSRLIELVKEHDKNVSILIRVTPGIEAHTHDYILTGQEDSKFGFDLQNGQAEEAIKMAMACENIEVLGLHCHIGSQIFETTGFVLAARKIMEKLREWKDAFQYEAKVLNLGGGFGIRYTKEDDPIPPSQYIYEMMQEVMSQVEEQGLKKPEIWIEPGRSIVGDAGITLYKVGSHKVVPEVRKYLAVDGGMSDNIRPALYEAKYEAVLANRMEDKADEVVSIAGKCCESGDMLIWDLPLPQARPGDILAVFCTGAYGYSMANNYNRIPRPPVVFIENGQDKLVIGRETYQDLVKLDLPYVREAVESLDGK; encoded by the coding sequence ATGAATCATTATTTATATGGAAACCAATCCGTCAACGAGGAAGGTCATTTAACTGTTGGTGGAATCGATACAGTACATTTAGTAGAAAAGTATGGTACACCACTATATATCTATGATGTTGGGCTAATTAGACAAAAAGCTCATGACTTTCAAGCTGCCTTTAAGAAATTAGGAATTCCATATCAGGTGGCCTATGCAAGTAAAGCTTTTTCCTGTGTAGCAATGTTTCAAGTGATTAAGGAAGAAGGCTTATCTCTTGATGTTGTATCTGGAGGAGAGCTTTATACAGCAATAGCAGCTGGTTTCCCTTCTGAAAAAATTCATTTTCATGGAAACAATAAAAGTGATGAAGAGCTACTTATGGCCATTGAGAATGAAATTGGATGTATTGTTGTTGACAATTATTATGAACTTTCTAGGCTAATTGAGCTTGTAAAAGAACATGACAAGAATGTTAGCATTCTAATTCGTGTAACGCCAGGGATTGAGGCACATACACATGATTATATTTTAACTGGGCAAGAGGATTCTAAATTTGGATTTGATCTTCAAAATGGTCAAGCAGAAGAAGCAATTAAAATGGCAATGGCCTGTGAGAACATAGAGGTTCTTGGCCTACATTGTCATATTGGGTCCCAAATTTTTGAAACAACAGGATTCGTTCTGGCTGCTAGAAAAATTATGGAAAAATTGCGTGAGTGGAAAGACGCCTTTCAATATGAGGCAAAAGTGTTAAACCTCGGAGGCGGATTTGGAATTCGCTATACAAAAGAGGATGACCCAATCCCTCCAAGTCAATACATTTATGAGATGATGCAAGAAGTAATGAGCCAAGTAGAGGAGCAAGGTTTGAAGAAACCAGAAATTTGGATCGAACCTGGTCGTTCTATCGTGGGTGATGCAGGAATTACCTTATACAAAGTAGGTTCTCATAAAGTAGTTCCAGAGGTTCGTAAATACTTGGCTGTTGATGGAGGGATGAGTGATAACATACGTCCTGCTCTCTATGAAGCAAAATATGAAGCTGTTTTGGCTAATCGTATGGAAGATAAGGCAGATGAGGTTGTTTCGATCGCTGGGAAATGTTGTGAATCAGGCGATATGTTGATATGGGATTTACCCCTACCACAAGCTCGGCCTGGGGATATCCTAGCTGTTTTCTGTACAGGAGCCTATGGATATTCAATGGCTAATAATTATAACCGAATTCCTAGACCGCCCGTTGTCTTTATCGAAAATGGTCAAGACAAACTTGTCATTGGAAGAGAGACATATCAAGATCTAGTGAAATTAGATTTACCTTATGTAAGGGAAGCTGTTGAATCACTTGACGGGAAATAA
- a CDS encoding GNAT family N-acetyltransferase, whose translation MLIRYKKNFEKIAMGLLSFMPNEKDVKKLQQSIKIYETDPEWQLFLWREGEDIIGLVGVIKGNEVLEIQHISVNPSHRDQGVGKAMILALKEMYPNFTVTANEYTTSFYSRCMEDMEDAQ comes from the coding sequence ATGCTAATTCGATATAAAAAGAATTTTGAAAAGATTGCAATGGGGTTACTTTCTTTTATGCCTAATGAAAAGGACGTAAAGAAGCTTCAGCAATCCATTAAAATATACGAAACTGACCCGGAATGGCAACTTTTCTTGTGGAGAGAAGGCGAAGACATCATTGGTCTAGTGGGTGTAATAAAAGGTAATGAGGTATTGGAAATTCAGCATATCTCTGTAAATCCATCACATAGAGACCAAGGTGTCGGGAAAGCAATGATTCTAGCCTTGAAAGAAATGTATCCAAACTTTACTGTAACCGCAAATGAGTACACGACATCTTTCTATTCAAGATGTATGGAGGATATGGAAGATGCTCAGTGA
- a CDS encoding DUF309 domain-containing protein — translation MYPQSYILFLSYFHGNRDYFECHEVLEEYWKSKDGNKDPVWVGLIQTAVGFYHYRRGNLTGAAKVLRKSRKILKEQSHSVQKLGLDIELYLKLLSKEIERVEQCLPYSSVDLPIIDPILLSECEKECEQHDWIFGNKEVVDKYLIHKHKLRDRTEVIEARNDSIKRKNK, via the coding sequence ATGTACCCACAAAGCTATATACTATTCTTGTCATATTTCCACGGAAACCGTGACTATTTTGAATGCCATGAAGTACTAGAAGAATATTGGAAAAGTAAAGATGGCAATAAAGACCCTGTTTGGGTCGGTTTAATTCAAACGGCAGTAGGCTTCTACCATTACCGTCGTGGAAACCTAACTGGTGCTGCCAAAGTTCTAAGAAAATCAAGGAAAATCCTTAAGGAGCAATCACATTCGGTACAAAAACTCGGTTTAGATATAGAGCTTTATTTAAAGCTTCTATCTAAGGAAATTGAGAGAGTAGAGCAATGTCTACCATACAGTAGTGTAGACCTTCCTATTATTGACCCAATCCTTTTGAGTGAATGCGAAAAGGAATGTGAACAACACGATTGGATATTTGGTAACAAAGAAGTTGTGGACAAATATTTGATTCATAAGCATAAACTTAGAGACCGCACGGAGGTTATTGAAGCAAGAAACGATTCTATAAAAAGGAAAAATAAATGA
- a CDS encoding segregation/condensation protein A, translating into MEYLVKIDAFEGPLDLLLHLIQKLEIDIYDIPMKDITEQYMSYIHTMQELKLDVASEYLVMAATLLAIKSKMLLPKHDHEPLEEDEFQYEEDPRDELVERLIEYKKYKEAAKELKDREEERSLMFTRPPVDLSQYEKDDASVPVDLDVNIYDMIAAFQKLLRRKKLQKPLSTRITKQDIPIEQRMDEIRALLHHSFQKPFSELFTYQDKSHMVVTFLAILELLKRNEIDALQKDNFSELIILAV; encoded by the coding sequence ATGGAATACTTAGTAAAAATAGATGCTTTTGAAGGACCACTTGATTTATTACTACACCTTATTCAAAAGCTTGAAATTGATATATATGATATCCCTATGAAGGATATCACTGAACAATATATGTCATACATACACACAATGCAGGAATTGAAGCTAGATGTAGCTAGTGAATATTTAGTTATGGCTGCAACTTTACTTGCCATTAAGAGTAAGATGCTGCTTCCTAAACATGATCATGAACCACTTGAAGAGGATGAATTCCAATACGAAGAAGATCCACGTGATGAATTGGTAGAAAGACTTATTGAATATAAGAAGTATAAGGAAGCTGCTAAAGAGCTAAAAGACAGAGAGGAAGAAAGAAGTCTCATGTTTACAAGACCTCCGGTTGACCTGTCTCAATATGAGAAGGATGATGCTTCTGTTCCTGTCGATTTAGATGTCAACATATACGATATGATTGCAGCTTTTCAAAAATTACTAAGAAGAAAAAAGCTACAAAAACCATTATCTACGAGAATTACGAAGCAGGATATACCGATTGAGCAAAGAATGGATGAAATAAGGGCGTTATTGCATCATTCATTCCAAAAACCATTTAGTGAGCTCTTTACGTATCAAGATAAGTCTCATATGGTGGTAACTTTTTTAGCTATCTTAGAACTATTAAAGCGAAACGAAATAGATGCTCTTCAAAAGGATAACTTTTCAGAGCTCATCATATTAGCAGTTTAG
- the scpB gene encoding SMC-Scp complex subunit ScpB: MTIVNWFSIIESLLFAAGDEGLSTKQIGSVLEKSEKEVMSLMNEIKGSYEKPERGLLIMQIGDTFQLVTKKENADYLKKLVESPHQQTLSQAALETLAIIAYRQPITRVEIEEVRGVKTERPLQTLMAKGLIEECGRAEGTGRAYLYGTTKTFLDVFGLKDLNELPTLPNEVEDEDVQNEADLFFETFQERFDM, encoded by the coding sequence TTGACTATTGTAAATTGGTTCAGCATAATTGAAAGCCTGCTTTTTGCAGCAGGAGATGAGGGGCTTTCCACAAAACAGATAGGGTCGGTCCTAGAAAAGAGTGAAAAGGAAGTCATGTCTCTCATGAATGAAATAAAGGGAAGCTATGAAAAGCCAGAAAGAGGCCTGTTAATTATGCAAATAGGAGACACCTTTCAGTTGGTTACGAAGAAAGAAAATGCAGACTACTTGAAGAAATTGGTGGAATCACCACATCAACAAACGTTGTCGCAAGCAGCTCTTGAAACATTAGCTATCATTGCTTACCGCCAACCAATTACAAGAGTAGAAATTGAAGAAGTTCGAGGAGTAAAAACGGAAAGACCTTTGCAAACACTAATGGCTAAAGGACTTATAGAAGAGTGTGGTAGAGCAGAAGGAACTGGACGCGCTTATCTTTATGGCACAACTAAAACGTTTCTCGATGTTTTTGGGTTAAAGGATTTGAATGAACTCCCTACACTTCCAAACGAGGTAGAAGATGAGGATGTTCAAAATGAAGCGGATTTATTTTTTGAGACATTCCAAGAAAGATTTGATATGTAA
- a CDS encoding DUF3907 family protein, translating to MAQSLVKTQIQQANTVLEKNVNRMEMFLNHTTIETLQDEELGDLSYYKGLLSSLRRLCVYCEDAFETCQVIVNQENFSKPAAERTLYRIFHQCIEEFFSPRADLWYEDSRSAYTGKNSIKFRKKAPSSFQELFLDLEQPFQKLREELEYYETDYATKMAQSK from the coding sequence ATGGCTCAGTCATTAGTGAAAACACAGATACAACAAGCGAATACTGTATTAGAAAAAAACGTGAATCGAATGGAAATGTTCTTGAATCATACAACAATAGAAACTCTACAGGATGAAGAGTTAGGAGATTTATCTTATTATAAAGGCCTTTTATCAAGCTTAAGAAGACTGTGTGTGTATTGCGAAGATGCTTTTGAGACGTGTCAAGTGATTGTAAATCAAGAGAACTTCTCGAAGCCAGCAGCAGAAAGAACCCTTTATCGAATCTTCCATCAATGTATAGAAGAATTCTTTTCTCCTAGAGCTGATCTATGGTATGAGGATAGTCGTTCAGCCTATACAGGAAAAAATAGTATTAAGTTTAGAAAAAAAGCACCGTCCTCTTTTCAGGAGCTTTTTCTTGATTTAGAACAGCCTTTTCAAAAGTTAAGAGAAGAACTTGAGTACTATGAAACGGACTATGCGACAAAAATGGCTCAGAGTAAGTAG
- a CDS encoding superoxide dismutase, whose amino-acid sequence MSSRSYEQYVDEVRNWVLDVKECMDMERFEEPDDLTEKINRLDELVQNQSVENLESIGEIQELVYEINEKFQQLRSEEKPEQRQQKAVAIGKHTLPPLPYAYNALEPFIAERIMKLHHTKHHQSYVDGLNKAEKKLEQARKNNDFELIKHWERELAFHGSGHYLHTIFWNNMIPGGGGKPRGDLAREIDSYFGSFKAFQAQFTEAAKNVEGVGWAILVWSPRSRHLEILQSERHMILTQWDTIPLLALDVWEHAYYLQYENRRAEYVDAWWNVVNWRDVEARFEEAKKIRWKPY is encoded by the coding sequence GTGAGTTCAAGATCATATGAACAGTATGTTGATGAGGTGCGAAATTGGGTCTTAGATGTAAAAGAGTGCATGGATATGGAACGTTTTGAAGAACCCGATGATTTAACAGAAAAGATAAATAGATTAGATGAATTGGTTCAAAATCAAAGTGTTGAAAACTTGGAGTCAATTGGTGAAATACAGGAATTAGTATATGAAATCAATGAGAAGTTTCAACAACTACGATCAGAAGAGAAGCCTGAGCAACGGCAACAAAAGGCAGTGGCGATTGGTAAACATACATTACCACCACTACCTTATGCTTATAACGCTTTAGAGCCTTTTATCGCGGAAAGAATAATGAAATTACACCATACTAAACATCACCAATCTTATGTAGACGGTCTAAATAAAGCCGAGAAAAAACTAGAACAAGCTCGAAAAAACAACGACTTTGAACTTATAAAGCATTGGGAAAGAGAACTTGCATTTCATGGTTCGGGTCACTATTTGCATACGATTTTCTGGAATAATATGATACCTGGTGGTGGAGGGAAACCAAGAGGTGATCTTGCTCGAGAAATTGATTCATACTTTGGTTCTTTTAAGGCCTTTCAAGCTCAATTTACAGAGGCAGCCAAGAATGTTGAAGGAGTAGGGTGGGCTATTCTTGTTTGGTCCCCAAGGTCTCGTCATTTAGAGATTCTTCAGAGTGAAAGACACATGATTCTAACACAATGGGATACGATTCCACTTCTTGCATTAGATGTTTGGGAACACGCCTATTATCTACAATATGAAAATCGTAGAGCTGAGTACGTTGACGCATGGTGGAATGTTGTAAATTGGAGAGACGTCGAAGCACGTTTTGAAGAAGCTAAAAAAATCAGATGGAAACCATACTAA
- a CDS encoding D-alanyl-D-alanine carboxypeptidase family protein, which yields MPRFKKIVIFILCSLLIFSISPGKTKAVSVSAYSAILIDQDTGRVLYEKRAHEKRRIASITKIMTAILAIESGKMDEMVTVSSNAFGTEGSSLYLKKGEKIKLQDLVYGLMLRSGNDAAVAIAEHVGGSVEGFAFLMNQKAFEIGMNNSHFTNPHGLDDSDDHYSTAYDMAILTAYAMKNEAYQKISGTKVHRAPNPGEKWDRVWRNKNKLLTRLYDYSTGGKTGFTEKARRTLVSTATKGDMNLIAVTLNAPSDWDDHIHMFEYGFDQYDNMKLLHKGQIPELDDSFYEGKVSIHSDYSYPLTAEEKDQIRVEYRMIEPKKRWERHQEDIPEIVGKAIVYFKEEVVKELPIFYEGEVPKDEKTWFEWFKGVFTAFIGVDMYG from the coding sequence ATGCCCAGGTTTAAAAAGATTGTAATATTTATCCTATGTTCTTTACTTATATTTTCCATTTCACCAGGGAAGACAAAAGCCGTATCGGTTAGTGCGTATAGTGCCATTTTAATAGATCAAGATACAGGTCGAGTGTTATATGAAAAACGAGCACATGAAAAGAGAAGAATTGCGTCCATTACGAAAATCATGACAGCTATTTTAGCCATTGAATCCGGTAAGATGGACGAGATGGTCACGGTTAGTTCCAATGCGTTTGGTACTGAAGGTTCTTCCTTGTATTTAAAAAAGGGAGAAAAAATTAAGCTTCAGGACCTTGTTTACGGCCTTATGCTTCGTTCTGGAAATGATGCTGCTGTAGCTATTGCAGAGCATGTAGGTGGAAGTGTAGAAGGGTTCGCATTTTTAATGAATCAAAAGGCTTTTGAAATAGGGATGAACAACAGTCATTTTACAAATCCGCATGGTTTAGATGACTCTGACGACCATTACTCGACTGCGTATGATATGGCCATTTTAACAGCGTATGCCATGAAAAATGAAGCCTATCAGAAAATTTCTGGGACCAAGGTGCACCGTGCTCCAAACCCTGGAGAAAAATGGGATCGAGTATGGAGAAACAAAAACAAATTATTAACTAGACTCTATGATTATAGTACAGGTGGAAAAACAGGTTTCACTGAAAAAGCTAGGAGAACTCTCGTCTCAACAGCTACTAAGGGTGATATGAATTTAATTGCTGTAACCCTAAATGCTCCTAGTGATTGGGATGATCATATCCATATGTTTGAATATGGGTTTGATCAATACGACAACATGAAGCTCTTACATAAAGGACAAATACCTGAACTGGATGATTCCTTTTATGAAGGAAAAGTCTCGATTCATAGTGATTATTCGTATCCCTTAACTGCAGAAGAAAAGGATCAGATCCGAGTTGAATATAGAATGATAGAACCCAAGAAAAGATGGGAGCGTCATCAGGAGGATATTCCGGAGATCGTCGGTAAAGCAATTGTTTATTTTAAAGAGGAAGTAGTCAAGGAACTACCCATTTTTTATGAAGGAGAGGTACCTAAGGACGAAAAAACATGGTTTGAATGGTTTAAAGGTGTTTTCACAGCGTTCATAGGTGTTGATATGTATGGTTAA
- a CDS encoding nucleoside recognition domain-containing protein, with translation MVNYIWVGLTIIGIIFAIINGNLEEVNKALFNGAKEAVTISIGLISILVFWLGIMRIAQDAGLLNTLAKLFKPIVRRLFPDVPQDHPAMGYILSNMMANMFGLGNAATPLGIKAMEQLKVLNGNKPVASRSMITFLAINTSSLTLIPTTVLAIRMNYNSANPTEIVLPTIIATICSTMGAIMIDRYFYYRRVRKGREL, from the coding sequence ATGGTTAACTACATATGGGTGGGTTTAACAATTATTGGTATTATCTTCGCCATCATTAATGGAAACTTGGAAGAAGTAAACAAAGCTCTATTTAATGGGGCTAAGGAAGCTGTGACGATATCAATTGGATTGATTAGTATATTAGTATTTTGGCTCGGAATTATGAGAATCGCTCAGGATGCAGGACTTTTAAACACATTGGCTAAACTTTTTAAACCAATTGTAAGAAGACTCTTCCCGGATGTACCACAGGATCATCCTGCGATGGGTTATATTCTTTCCAACATGATGGCAAACATGTTTGGGCTTGGAAATGCTGCGACACCATTAGGGATTAAAGCAATGGAGCAATTAAAGGTTCTAAACGGCAATAAACCTGTAGCGAGTCGCTCTATGATTACTTTCCTAGCCATTAACACATCCAGCCTCACACTGATTCCAACAACCGTATTAGCAATACGTATGAATTATAATTCCGCCAATCCGACAGAAATTGTATTACCAACCATTATTGCAACCATTTGTTCTACTATGGGTGCCATTATGATCGACCGGTATTTCTATTATCGTAGAGTAAGAAAAGGGAGGGAGTTGTAG
- a CDS encoding spore maturation protein, whose translation MEFISALSLWLIPLIIGGILIYGTLKRVPTYESFVEGGKDGIQIAFSIIPYLVGMLVAITVFRASGALEYFMGLIEPILRFVGVPAEIVPLAIIRPISGTAALGMTSDLIATYGPDSFIGRLASTLQGSTDTTFYVLTVYFGAVGIKKMGDALKVGLLADLVGIIASIVIVTLLFAS comes from the coding sequence ATGGAATTTATAAGTGCTCTCTCTTTATGGTTAATTCCTTTAATTATCGGAGGAATATTAATATATGGGACTTTAAAAAGAGTACCCACTTATGAATCATTTGTTGAGGGTGGGAAGGACGGAATCCAAATTGCTTTTTCTATCATTCCTTATTTAGTGGGTATGCTAGTTGCTATTACTGTATTTCGTGCCTCTGGTGCTCTCGAATATTTTATGGGACTTATAGAGCCTATTCTTAGATTTGTCGGTGTACCAGCAGAAATTGTTCCCCTTGCCATCATTAGACCTATTTCAGGAACAGCAGCGCTTGGAATGACGAGTGATTTAATAGCTACATACGGACCAGATTCATTTATAGGAAGACTTGCTTCTACTTTACAAGGAAGCACTGATACTACTTTCTATGTTTTAACCGTATATTTTGGAGCGGTTGGAATAAAGAAAATGGGAGATGCTTTAAAGGTTGGTTTATTAGCGGATTTAGTTGGGATTATTGCTTCAATCGTAATCGTGACATTACTTTTTGCAAGTTAA
- a CDS encoding pseudouridine synthase — protein sequence MERLQKVIAQAGVASRRKAEELIASGKVKVNGKTITELGTKVKPSDEIEVNGIPLEKEEPIYFVLYKPRGVISSVKDDKGRKVVTDFFPELGTRIFPVGRLDYDTSGLLLLTNDGEFTNQITHPKYHIPKTYIAKIKGIPNKTELTQLQRGVKLEDGKTAPAKVKMLSLDKRKNSSIIEITIHEGRNRQVRRMFEAIGHSVLKLKRERLAFLTLAGLSPGEFREMTPHEVKQLRSLALNGD from the coding sequence ATGGAACGCCTACAAAAGGTAATTGCTCAAGCAGGTGTAGCTTCAAGAAGAAAAGCAGAGGAGCTCATTGCGTCTGGAAAAGTAAAAGTGAACGGAAAAACCATTACTGAACTTGGTACAAAGGTGAAACCATCTGATGAAATAGAAGTGAACGGGATTCCTTTAGAAAAAGAAGAACCGATTTATTTCGTTTTATATAAGCCTAGAGGAGTTATTTCTAGTGTGAAGGATGATAAAGGTCGTAAAGTCGTAACTGACTTTTTCCCAGAACTAGGGACGAGAATATTTCCTGTTGGGAGATTAGATTATGATACATCTGGTTTGTTGTTACTAACCAACGATGGGGAATTTACGAACCAAATTACACACCCAAAGTACCATATCCCGAAAACCTACATTGCTAAAATAAAAGGGATTCCGAATAAGACAGAGTTAACTCAGCTTCAAAGGGGTGTAAAATTAGAGGATGGTAAGACAGCCCCCGCAAAGGTGAAAATGTTGTCTCTAGATAAAAGGAAGAACAGCTCGATTATTGAAATTACGATTCATGAGGGACGAAACAGACAAGTCAGAAGAATGTTCGAAGCAATCGGACATTCCGTTTTAAAACTAAAACGAGAAAGACTCGCCTTTCTAACATTAGCTGGACTATCTCCCGGAGAGTTTCGTGAAATGACGCCACATGAAGTGAAACAATTACGGTCATTAGCCCTGAATGGAGACTAA